One window of the Xiphophorus couchianus chromosome 12, X_couchianus-1.0, whole genome shotgun sequence genome contains the following:
- the stx2b gene encoding syntaxin-2 has translation MKDRLAELAANKSQLAEVAVTEDCSDDFMESYFRRVEEVRGLIDKISYQVEEVKKLHSTILSAPNPDHSTKSQLDGLTNDIKGNANVVRTKLKFMEQNMPKDDVINRASVDFRIQKTQHSVLSRKFVEVMTQYNETQVSFRERSKGRIQRQLEITGRVTTNEELEEMLESGNPSIFTSDIISDSQITRQALNEIESRHQDIMRLESSIRELHVMFMDMAMLVETQGDMVNNIENNVSNAAEYIYRAKEETKKAVRYQKKSRRKYMILAFALLILLAVIALIVGLSVGLTKRPQ, from the exons ATGAAGGATCGTCTGGCTGAACTGGCTGCT AATAAAAGTCAACTAGCGGAGGTTGCTGTCACTGAGGACTGCAGTGATGACTTCATGGAGAGTTATTTCAGGAGG GTGGAGGAAGTTAGGGGACTCATTGATAAAATCTCCTACCAAgtggaggaggtgaagaagcTGCACAGCACGATCCTGTCTGCGCCCAATCCAGATCACa GTACAAAGAGTCAGCTAGATGGACTGACCAACGATATCAAAGGGAATGCCAATGTGGTGCgaactaaattaaaat TCATGGAGCAAAATATGCCAAAAGACGACGTCATTAACAGGGCTTCTGTCGACTTCAGGATCCAGAAAACACAG CACTCTGTGCTGTCAAGGAAGTTTGTGGAAGTCATGACTCAATACAATGAGACTCAAGTGTCCTTTCGGGAACGAAGCAAAGGAAGGATCCAGAGACAACTGGAGATAA CTGGAAGAGTGACCACCAATGAAGAACTGGAGGAAATGCTGGAGAGCGGAAATCCATCAATCTTCACATCCGAT ATCATTTCTGATTCCCAAATCACTCGTCAAGCCTTAAATGAGATCGAATCCCGTCACCAGGACATCATGCGTCTGGAGTCCAGCATCAGGGAGCTTCATGTGATGTTCATGGACATGGCAATGCTGGTAGAAACTCAG GGGGATATGGTGAACAACATTGAGAATAATGTCTCTAATGCAGCTGAGTATATTTATCGTGCAAAAGAAGAGACTAAAAAGGCAGTGAGATACCAGAAGAAATCGCGTAGG aaatacatgaTCCTTGCCTTTGCCCTGTTGATCCTTCTTGCTGTCATCGCACTAATTGTTGGCCTGTCTGTCGGACTAACCAAACGCCCTCAATGA
- the adgrd1 gene encoding adhesion G-protein coupled receptor D1 isoform X1: MKGIRLFQKDNIVQFSRAMEFCLHIQLLTAFVLCFKVCAQVVPNENQAGLQVLATASHYWPLDAVDGIHELLDQIGSSPRYVSGSEITVRIHNHTVLPSSHNSSYVYTNDSAYTNISAIVDIVEGVHNKGIFLDCDNGGLFLYFGNYQNSCVSDLNLCALDGVTFSFFWKNEKPDSNFAVASGAKVISNSFTVFADSHKGCVELYTRDDKHRWRAEIPTSGSYWTHVLFTWTKKDGLKVFINGTLCDGDPSGSTSESSADFGSDVFLKTENNKAHRRYVMRAFDEFAIWKRALSPHQIKLYYRAAVGQDVVSATTHGNALDVPTTAATGRAFEVSPPVISGHQEVVQSSQGPSTKPVLDFLSTLPNRTIPHNAADNLTQAFLKSVEEVLTSPGLPEQADPVVSSLIETVDIVMGQMVTKLEFSSGSPFSLGGTSLVADYSLMKLPQNFNLPHYRFPTQGKNYISVPGEAFAVHTQTTIVGLFYHNMHKYYKEISPAKTRITKAADYKDHKIQIASCLISLKVEPLPPLLVNHSGAPLIKIVLTHFLTKEQQDQILNQSNKVFLYCAFLDYSTNEGVWSNEGCVRSDGNSSYSVCMCNHLTNFAILMQVVHLELTPGHKMALSTIGYIGCSISIFCLAITLVTFAVLSSVSTIRNERYHIHANLSFAILVAEILLLISARFEPGTLPCKVMAVLLHFFFLSAFAWMLVEGLHLYSMVVKVFGSEGSKHFYYYGIGWGSPLLICVVSATSALKSYGETVNCWLSLEMGAIWAFVAPALFVIVVNIGILISVTRIISRISGENYKVHGDANAVKLTAKAVAVLLPILGISWIFGVLAFNTHTTPFLYVFAVFNSLQGFFVFLFHCLLNSEVRAAFKHKTKVWSLTSSSIRNANVKPFNSDIMNGNKEGVTPTKMNTWDKSTNSANRFDLSAV, encoded by the exons ATGAAGGGAATTAGGCTGTTTCAGAAAGATAACATTGTACAGTTCTCAAGAGCAATGGAATTTTGTTTGCATATTCAACTTCTTACTGCttttgtcttgtgttttaaG GTCTGTGCTCAGGTGGTGCCAAATGAGAATCAAGCAG GCCTGCAGGTGTTGGCCACGGCTTCACATTATTGGCCTCTTGATGCAGTGGATGGAATTCATGAGCTGCTGGACCAGATTGGAAGCAGTCCGCGTTATGTCAGCGGCAGCGAAATAA CTGTCAGAATCCACAACCACACTGTGCTCCCTTCTTCCCATAACTCTTCCTATGTGTATACCAATGACTCTGCCTACACTAACATTTCTGCAATAGTAG ACATTGTTGAAGGCGTACACAATAAGGGTATCTTTCTGGACTGTGATAACGGCGGCCTCTTTCTTTACTTTGGAAACTACCAGAACTCCTGCGTCAGTGATCTTAATCTCTGTGCTCTGGATG GTGTGaccttctcctttttttggaAAAACGAAAAGCCAGATTCCAACTTTGCTGTGGCGTCTGGAGCGAAAGTTATCTCAAATAGCTTCACAGTCTTTGCAGACTCTCACAAGGGATGCGTGGAGCTTTACACGCGAGACGACAAACACAGATGGAGAGCGGAAATTCCCACTTCAG gcTCATATTGGACACATGTTCTGTTCACCTGGACCAAGAAGGACGGTCTAAAGGTTTTCATCAATGGGACTTTGTGTGACGGTGATCCCTCCGGCTCTACCTCAGAGAGTTCTGCGGACTTCGGTTCTGACGTTTTCCTTAAAACCGAGAACAACAAGGCGCATCGTCGTTATGTAATGCGGGCTTTCGATGAATTTGCCATCTGGAAAAGGGCCCTTTCTCCCCATCAGATCAAACTCTATTACAGAGCAGCTGTAG gtcaGGATGTGGTTTCTGCTACAACACACGGAAATGCTTTGGATGTCCCTACTACTGCAGCAACAGGT AGAGCTTTTGAAGTGAGTCCTCCTGTGATCAGCGGTCACCAGGAGGTGGTCCAGAGCTCCCAGGGGCCGAGCACCAAGCCCGTGTTGGACTTCCTCAGCACGCTGCCCAACAGGACAATTCCTCACAATGCTGCCGACAACCTCACCCAG GCTTTTCTCAAAAGCGTGGAAGAAGTTCTGACTTCTCCAGGATTGCCAGAG CAGGCCGACCCGGTGGTCAGCAGCTTGATTGAGACAGTGGACATCGTGATGGGACAAATGGTGACCAAGCTAGAGTTCAGCTCTGGCTCTCCCTTTTCCCTGGGCGGAACGTCTTTGGTTGCAG ATTACTCCCTGATGAAGCTGCCACAGAACTTCAATCTGCCACATTACCGCTTTCCCACACAGGGGAAGAATTACATCTCAGTGCCTGGGGAGGCATTTGCAGTGCACA CTCAAACCACCATTGTTGGCCTCTTCTACCACAACATGCACAAGTACTACAAAGAAATCAGCCCAGCCAAGACGAG gattACCAAAGCAGCTGACTACAAGGATCACAAGATCCAGATAGCAAGCTGCCTGATTTCTCTGAAAGTGGAGCCTTTACCACCATTGTTGGTCAACCATTCTGGAGCACCGCTCATCAAAATTGTCCTCACCCACTTTCTG ACTAAAGAACAGCAAGaccaaatattaaatcagaGCAATAAAGTCTTCCTCTACTGCGCCTTTTTGGACTACAG CACTAATGAGGGAGTGTGGTCCAATGAAGGCTGCGTTCGCTCAGATGGAAACTCGTCGTATTCTGTGTGCATGTGCAACCATCTTACCAATTTTGCCATCCTCATGCAAGTTGTGCACTTGGag CTCACTCCTGGCCACAAGATGGCACTATCAACCATTGGGTATATTGGGTGTTCAATATCCATCTTCTGCCTGGCCATCACTCTGGTTACATTTGCAGTTCTTTC GTCTGTTAGTACCATCCGTAATGAGCGCTACCACATCCACGCCAACCTGTCCTTTGCCATCCTGGTGGCAGAGATCTTACTGCTCATCAGCGCTCGCTTTGAGCCGGGCACG CTGCCCTGTAAGGTCATGGCCGTCCTGCTTCACTTCTTCTTTCTGAGCGCGTTTGCCTGGATGCTGGTGGAGGGTCTGCATCTCTACAGCATGGTGGTGAAGGTGTTTGGCTCAGAAGGCAGCAAACACTTTTACTACTATGGCATTGGATGGg GTTCTCCACTGCTGATCTGTGTTGTGTCTGCGACATCGGCCCTCAAAAGCTATGGAGAGACTGTCAA CTGCTGGCTGTCGCTGGAGATGGGAGCCATTTGGGCATTTGTGGCACCTGCTCTTTTCGTCATTGTG GTTAACATAGGCATCCTGATATCCGTGACGAGAATCATATCAAGAATCAGTGGGGAGAATTATAAGGTTCACGGAGATGCTAACGCGGTCAA ACTGACAGCCAAAGCAGTGGCAGTGCTCCTGCCCATACTCGGTATTTCCTGGATCTTTGGAGTTCTTGCCTTCAACACACACACGACTCCGTTTCTATatgtttttgctgtatttaactCATTACAA GggttctttgttttcttgttccACTGTCTTCTCAACTCTGAG
- the adgrd1 gene encoding adhesion G-protein coupled receptor D1 isoform X2 encodes MKGIRLFQKDNIVQFSRAMEFCLHIQLLTAFVLCFKVCAQVVPNENQAGLQVLATASHYWPLDAVDGIHELLDQIGSSPRYVSGSEITVRIHNHTVLPSSHNSSYVYTNDSAYTNISAIVDIVEGVHNKGIFLDCDNGGLFLYFGNYQNSCVSDLNLCALDGVTFSFFWKNEKPDSNFAVASGAKVISNSFTVFADSHKGCVELYTRDDKHRWRAEIPTSGSYWTHVLFTWTKKDGLKVFINGTLCDGDPSGSTSESSADFGSDVFLKTENNKAHRRYVMRAFDEFAIWKRALSPHQIKLYYRAAVGQDVVSATTHGNALDVPTTAATGRAFEVSPPVISGHQEVVQSSQGPSTKPVLDFLSTLPNRTIPHNAADNLTQAFLKSVEEVLTSPGLPEADPVVSSLIETVDIVMGQMVTKLEFSSGSPFSLGGTSLVADYSLMKLPQNFNLPHYRFPTQGKNYISVPGEAFAVHTQTTIVGLFYHNMHKYYKEISPAKTRITKAADYKDHKIQIASCLISLKVEPLPPLLVNHSGAPLIKIVLTHFLTKEQQDQILNQSNKVFLYCAFLDYSTNEGVWSNEGCVRSDGNSSYSVCMCNHLTNFAILMQVVHLELTPGHKMALSTIGYIGCSISIFCLAITLVTFAVLSSVSTIRNERYHIHANLSFAILVAEILLLISARFEPGTLPCKVMAVLLHFFFLSAFAWMLVEGLHLYSMVVKVFGSEGSKHFYYYGIGWGSPLLICVVSATSALKSYGETVNCWLSLEMGAIWAFVAPALFVIVVNIGILISVTRIISRISGENYKVHGDANAVKLTAKAVAVLLPILGISWIFGVLAFNTHTTPFLYVFAVFNSLQGFFVFLFHCLLNSEVRAAFKHKTKVWSLTSSSIRNANVKPFNSDIMNGNKEGVTPTKMNTWDKSTNSANRFDLSAV; translated from the exons ATGAAGGGAATTAGGCTGTTTCAGAAAGATAACATTGTACAGTTCTCAAGAGCAATGGAATTTTGTTTGCATATTCAACTTCTTACTGCttttgtcttgtgttttaaG GTCTGTGCTCAGGTGGTGCCAAATGAGAATCAAGCAG GCCTGCAGGTGTTGGCCACGGCTTCACATTATTGGCCTCTTGATGCAGTGGATGGAATTCATGAGCTGCTGGACCAGATTGGAAGCAGTCCGCGTTATGTCAGCGGCAGCGAAATAA CTGTCAGAATCCACAACCACACTGTGCTCCCTTCTTCCCATAACTCTTCCTATGTGTATACCAATGACTCTGCCTACACTAACATTTCTGCAATAGTAG ACATTGTTGAAGGCGTACACAATAAGGGTATCTTTCTGGACTGTGATAACGGCGGCCTCTTTCTTTACTTTGGAAACTACCAGAACTCCTGCGTCAGTGATCTTAATCTCTGTGCTCTGGATG GTGTGaccttctcctttttttggaAAAACGAAAAGCCAGATTCCAACTTTGCTGTGGCGTCTGGAGCGAAAGTTATCTCAAATAGCTTCACAGTCTTTGCAGACTCTCACAAGGGATGCGTGGAGCTTTACACGCGAGACGACAAACACAGATGGAGAGCGGAAATTCCCACTTCAG gcTCATATTGGACACATGTTCTGTTCACCTGGACCAAGAAGGACGGTCTAAAGGTTTTCATCAATGGGACTTTGTGTGACGGTGATCCCTCCGGCTCTACCTCAGAGAGTTCTGCGGACTTCGGTTCTGACGTTTTCCTTAAAACCGAGAACAACAAGGCGCATCGTCGTTATGTAATGCGGGCTTTCGATGAATTTGCCATCTGGAAAAGGGCCCTTTCTCCCCATCAGATCAAACTCTATTACAGAGCAGCTGTAG gtcaGGATGTGGTTTCTGCTACAACACACGGAAATGCTTTGGATGTCCCTACTACTGCAGCAACAGGT AGAGCTTTTGAAGTGAGTCCTCCTGTGATCAGCGGTCACCAGGAGGTGGTCCAGAGCTCCCAGGGGCCGAGCACCAAGCCCGTGTTGGACTTCCTCAGCACGCTGCCCAACAGGACAATTCCTCACAATGCTGCCGACAACCTCACCCAG GCTTTTCTCAAAAGCGTGGAAGAAGTTCTGACTTCTCCAGGATTGCCAGAG GCCGACCCGGTGGTCAGCAGCTTGATTGAGACAGTGGACATCGTGATGGGACAAATGGTGACCAAGCTAGAGTTCAGCTCTGGCTCTCCCTTTTCCCTGGGCGGAACGTCTTTGGTTGCAG ATTACTCCCTGATGAAGCTGCCACAGAACTTCAATCTGCCACATTACCGCTTTCCCACACAGGGGAAGAATTACATCTCAGTGCCTGGGGAGGCATTTGCAGTGCACA CTCAAACCACCATTGTTGGCCTCTTCTACCACAACATGCACAAGTACTACAAAGAAATCAGCCCAGCCAAGACGAG gattACCAAAGCAGCTGACTACAAGGATCACAAGATCCAGATAGCAAGCTGCCTGATTTCTCTGAAAGTGGAGCCTTTACCACCATTGTTGGTCAACCATTCTGGAGCACCGCTCATCAAAATTGTCCTCACCCACTTTCTG ACTAAAGAACAGCAAGaccaaatattaaatcagaGCAATAAAGTCTTCCTCTACTGCGCCTTTTTGGACTACAG CACTAATGAGGGAGTGTGGTCCAATGAAGGCTGCGTTCGCTCAGATGGAAACTCGTCGTATTCTGTGTGCATGTGCAACCATCTTACCAATTTTGCCATCCTCATGCAAGTTGTGCACTTGGag CTCACTCCTGGCCACAAGATGGCACTATCAACCATTGGGTATATTGGGTGTTCAATATCCATCTTCTGCCTGGCCATCACTCTGGTTACATTTGCAGTTCTTTC GTCTGTTAGTACCATCCGTAATGAGCGCTACCACATCCACGCCAACCTGTCCTTTGCCATCCTGGTGGCAGAGATCTTACTGCTCATCAGCGCTCGCTTTGAGCCGGGCACG CTGCCCTGTAAGGTCATGGCCGTCCTGCTTCACTTCTTCTTTCTGAGCGCGTTTGCCTGGATGCTGGTGGAGGGTCTGCATCTCTACAGCATGGTGGTGAAGGTGTTTGGCTCAGAAGGCAGCAAACACTTTTACTACTATGGCATTGGATGGg GTTCTCCACTGCTGATCTGTGTTGTGTCTGCGACATCGGCCCTCAAAAGCTATGGAGAGACTGTCAA CTGCTGGCTGTCGCTGGAGATGGGAGCCATTTGGGCATTTGTGGCACCTGCTCTTTTCGTCATTGTG GTTAACATAGGCATCCTGATATCCGTGACGAGAATCATATCAAGAATCAGTGGGGAGAATTATAAGGTTCACGGAGATGCTAACGCGGTCAA ACTGACAGCCAAAGCAGTGGCAGTGCTCCTGCCCATACTCGGTATTTCCTGGATCTTTGGAGTTCTTGCCTTCAACACACACACGACTCCGTTTCTATatgtttttgctgtatttaactCATTACAA GggttctttgttttcttgttccACTGTCTTCTCAACTCTGAG
- the adgrd1 gene encoding adhesion G-protein coupled receptor D1 isoform X3: MKGIRLFQKDNIVQFSRAMEFCLHIQLLTAFVLCFKVCAQVVPNENQAGLQVLATASHYWPLDAVDGIHELLDQIGSSPRYVSGSEINIVEGVHNKGIFLDCDNGGLFLYFGNYQNSCVSDLNLCALDGVTFSFFWKNEKPDSNFAVASGAKVISNSFTVFADSHKGCVELYTRDDKHRWRAEIPTSGSYWTHVLFTWTKKDGLKVFINGTLCDGDPSGSTSESSADFGSDVFLKTENNKAHRRYVMRAFDEFAIWKRALSPHQIKLYYRAAVGQDVVSATTHGNALDVPTTAATGRAFEVSPPVISGHQEVVQSSQGPSTKPVLDFLSTLPNRTIPHNAADNLTQAFLKSVEEVLTSPGLPEQADPVVSSLIETVDIVMGQMVTKLEFSSGSPFSLGGTSLVADYSLMKLPQNFNLPHYRFPTQGKNYISVPGEAFAVHTQTTIVGLFYHNMHKYYKEISPAKTRITKAADYKDHKIQIASCLISLKVEPLPPLLVNHSGAPLIKIVLTHFLTKEQQDQILNQSNKVFLYCAFLDYSTNEGVWSNEGCVRSDGNSSYSVCMCNHLTNFAILMQVVHLELTPGHKMALSTIGYIGCSISIFCLAITLVTFAVLSSVSTIRNERYHIHANLSFAILVAEILLLISARFEPGTLPCKVMAVLLHFFFLSAFAWMLVEGLHLYSMVVKVFGSEGSKHFYYYGIGWGSPLLICVVSATSALKSYGETVNCWLSLEMGAIWAFVAPALFVIVVNIGILISVTRIISRISGENYKVHGDANAVKLTAKAVAVLLPILGISWIFGVLAFNTHTTPFLYVFAVFNSLQGFFVFLFHCLLNSEVRAAFKHKTKVWSLTSSSIRNANVKPFNSDIMNGNKEGVTPTKMNTWDKSTNSANRFDLSAV, translated from the exons ATGAAGGGAATTAGGCTGTTTCAGAAAGATAACATTGTACAGTTCTCAAGAGCAATGGAATTTTGTTTGCATATTCAACTTCTTACTGCttttgtcttgtgttttaaG GTCTGTGCTCAGGTGGTGCCAAATGAGAATCAAGCAG GCCTGCAGGTGTTGGCCACGGCTTCACATTATTGGCCTCTTGATGCAGTGGATGGAATTCATGAGCTGCTGGACCAGATTGGAAGCAGTCCGCGTTATGTCAGCGGCAGCGAAATAA ACATTGTTGAAGGCGTACACAATAAGGGTATCTTTCTGGACTGTGATAACGGCGGCCTCTTTCTTTACTTTGGAAACTACCAGAACTCCTGCGTCAGTGATCTTAATCTCTGTGCTCTGGATG GTGTGaccttctcctttttttggaAAAACGAAAAGCCAGATTCCAACTTTGCTGTGGCGTCTGGAGCGAAAGTTATCTCAAATAGCTTCACAGTCTTTGCAGACTCTCACAAGGGATGCGTGGAGCTTTACACGCGAGACGACAAACACAGATGGAGAGCGGAAATTCCCACTTCAG gcTCATATTGGACACATGTTCTGTTCACCTGGACCAAGAAGGACGGTCTAAAGGTTTTCATCAATGGGACTTTGTGTGACGGTGATCCCTCCGGCTCTACCTCAGAGAGTTCTGCGGACTTCGGTTCTGACGTTTTCCTTAAAACCGAGAACAACAAGGCGCATCGTCGTTATGTAATGCGGGCTTTCGATGAATTTGCCATCTGGAAAAGGGCCCTTTCTCCCCATCAGATCAAACTCTATTACAGAGCAGCTGTAG gtcaGGATGTGGTTTCTGCTACAACACACGGAAATGCTTTGGATGTCCCTACTACTGCAGCAACAGGT AGAGCTTTTGAAGTGAGTCCTCCTGTGATCAGCGGTCACCAGGAGGTGGTCCAGAGCTCCCAGGGGCCGAGCACCAAGCCCGTGTTGGACTTCCTCAGCACGCTGCCCAACAGGACAATTCCTCACAATGCTGCCGACAACCTCACCCAG GCTTTTCTCAAAAGCGTGGAAGAAGTTCTGACTTCTCCAGGATTGCCAGAG CAGGCCGACCCGGTGGTCAGCAGCTTGATTGAGACAGTGGACATCGTGATGGGACAAATGGTGACCAAGCTAGAGTTCAGCTCTGGCTCTCCCTTTTCCCTGGGCGGAACGTCTTTGGTTGCAG ATTACTCCCTGATGAAGCTGCCACAGAACTTCAATCTGCCACATTACCGCTTTCCCACACAGGGGAAGAATTACATCTCAGTGCCTGGGGAGGCATTTGCAGTGCACA CTCAAACCACCATTGTTGGCCTCTTCTACCACAACATGCACAAGTACTACAAAGAAATCAGCCCAGCCAAGACGAG gattACCAAAGCAGCTGACTACAAGGATCACAAGATCCAGATAGCAAGCTGCCTGATTTCTCTGAAAGTGGAGCCTTTACCACCATTGTTGGTCAACCATTCTGGAGCACCGCTCATCAAAATTGTCCTCACCCACTTTCTG ACTAAAGAACAGCAAGaccaaatattaaatcagaGCAATAAAGTCTTCCTCTACTGCGCCTTTTTGGACTACAG CACTAATGAGGGAGTGTGGTCCAATGAAGGCTGCGTTCGCTCAGATGGAAACTCGTCGTATTCTGTGTGCATGTGCAACCATCTTACCAATTTTGCCATCCTCATGCAAGTTGTGCACTTGGag CTCACTCCTGGCCACAAGATGGCACTATCAACCATTGGGTATATTGGGTGTTCAATATCCATCTTCTGCCTGGCCATCACTCTGGTTACATTTGCAGTTCTTTC GTCTGTTAGTACCATCCGTAATGAGCGCTACCACATCCACGCCAACCTGTCCTTTGCCATCCTGGTGGCAGAGATCTTACTGCTCATCAGCGCTCGCTTTGAGCCGGGCACG CTGCCCTGTAAGGTCATGGCCGTCCTGCTTCACTTCTTCTTTCTGAGCGCGTTTGCCTGGATGCTGGTGGAGGGTCTGCATCTCTACAGCATGGTGGTGAAGGTGTTTGGCTCAGAAGGCAGCAAACACTTTTACTACTATGGCATTGGATGGg GTTCTCCACTGCTGATCTGTGTTGTGTCTGCGACATCGGCCCTCAAAAGCTATGGAGAGACTGTCAA CTGCTGGCTGTCGCTGGAGATGGGAGCCATTTGGGCATTTGTGGCACCTGCTCTTTTCGTCATTGTG GTTAACATAGGCATCCTGATATCCGTGACGAGAATCATATCAAGAATCAGTGGGGAGAATTATAAGGTTCACGGAGATGCTAACGCGGTCAA ACTGACAGCCAAAGCAGTGGCAGTGCTCCTGCCCATACTCGGTATTTCCTGGATCTTTGGAGTTCTTGCCTTCAACACACACACGACTCCGTTTCTATatgtttttgctgtatttaactCATTACAA GggttctttgttttcttgttccACTGTCTTCTCAACTCTGAG